From Primulina tabacum isolate GXHZ01 chromosome 2, ASM2559414v2, whole genome shotgun sequence, one genomic window encodes:
- the LOC142537536 gene encoding uncharacterized protein LOC142537536 yields MDFVVGLPISVKGANAIWVIIDHITKSTHFLPVKTNFSMTQYEDLYIKEIVRLNGIPISIVSDRDPRKLAHRVALPPNLAGVHNVFHVSMLRKHMANLSHVLKFEPLQLFPNPSYKERPIQILDKQEKRLWNKVTKLVRVKWLNHSDDEATWEAEDEIRTRYPELFGMP; encoded by the exons atggactttgtagttGGGTTGCCGATATCAGTCAAAGGAgctaatgccatttgggttataattGACCATATTACTAAGTCaacacacttcttgccagtaaaGACGAATTTCTCCATGACACAGTATGAAGATCTTTATATTAAGGAGATAGTCAGATTGAATGGAATTCCCATTTCGATtgtgtctgacagagacccaag AAAACTGGCTCATCGTGTGGCTCTACCACCGAATCTggctggagtacacaatgtgttccatgtttctatgctgaggaagcaCATGGCAAATCTATCACATGTATTGAAATTTGAACCGTTACAACTTTTTCCGAACCCTTCATACAAGGAAAGACCTATTCAGATCCTAGACAAGCAGGAGAAGAGATTATGGAACAAAGTTACCAAGTTGGTAAGGGTGAAGTGGTTGAACCATTCCGATGATGAAGCTACTTGGGAGGCAGAAGATGAGATTAGGACTCGCTATCCAGAACTGTTTGGTATGCCTTAA